One window from the genome of Pseudomonas fluorescens encodes:
- the choX gene encoding choline ABC transporter substrate-binding protein, with protein MKRLISSCVLALSATTLMNGAAMAAEPAACQNVRLGVVNWTDVIATSALTQVMLDGLGYTTKQTSASQQIIFAGIRDQRLDLFLGYWNPLMTQTITPFVEAKQVKVLEQPSLKDARATLAVPTYLADKGLKTFADIAKFEKELGGKIYGIEPGSGANTQIKAMIAKNQFGLGKFQLVESSEAGMLAAVDRAVRRKEAVVFFGWAPHPMNVNVQMTYLTGSEDALGPNEGMATVWTVTAPNYAEQCPNVGRLLSNLTFTAEDESRMMQPLLDHKDPLESARQWLKDHPQDKQRWLDGVTTFDGKPAADNLKLTSN; from the coding sequence ATGAAACGACTGATCAGCTCCTGCGTTCTTGCACTCAGCGCTACCACCTTAATGAATGGCGCCGCCATGGCCGCGGAACCCGCCGCGTGCCAGAACGTGCGCCTGGGCGTGGTCAACTGGACCGACGTCATCGCCACCAGCGCCCTGACCCAAGTGATGCTCGACGGCCTCGGCTACACGACCAAGCAGACCAGCGCCTCCCAGCAAATCATCTTCGCTGGCATTCGTGACCAACGCCTGGACCTGTTCCTGGGCTACTGGAACCCGCTGATGACCCAGACCATCACTCCATTCGTCGAAGCCAAGCAGGTCAAGGTCCTGGAGCAGCCCAGCCTCAAGGATGCCCGCGCCACCCTGGCCGTGCCGACCTACCTGGCCGACAAGGGCCTGAAGACCTTCGCCGATATCGCCAAATTCGAAAAAGAGTTGGGTGGCAAGATCTACGGCATCGAACCCGGCTCCGGCGCCAACACCCAGATCAAGGCGATGATCGCCAAGAACCAGTTCGGCCTGGGCAAATTCCAACTGGTGGAGTCCAGCGAAGCCGGCATGCTCGCCGCCGTGGACCGCGCCGTACGGCGCAAGGAAGCCGTGGTGTTCTTTGGCTGGGCGCCGCATCCGATGAACGTCAACGTGCAAATGACCTACCTCACCGGCAGCGAAGACGCCCTCGGCCCGAACGAAGGCATGGCCACCGTCTGGACCGTCACTGCGCCGAACTACGCCGAGCAATGCCCGAACGTCGGTCGCTTGCTGAGCAACCTGACCTTCACCGCCGAAGACGAGAGCCGGATGATGCAGCCGCTGCTCGATCACAAGGATCCGCTCGAATCGGCCCGGCAATGGCTCAAGGATCATCCGCAAGACAAGCAGCGCTGGCTCGACGGCGTGACCACCTTCGACGGCAAGCCGGCCGCCGACAACCTGAAACTCACCAGTAACTGA